In Malus sylvestris chromosome 15, drMalSylv7.2, whole genome shotgun sequence, a single genomic region encodes these proteins:
- the LOC126603482 gene encoding uncharacterized protein LOC126603482 translates to MEKVRRASHAGSWYTDNPKKLSEEIEGWLRASGLNKSPDVRGVIAPHAGYSYSGRAAAYAFGNIDPTNIKRVFLLGPSHHHYTPKCALSTATVYKTPIGDLPIDLEVIEELKASGKFELMDIRVDEAEHSMEMHLPYLAKVFEGHQVKVVPILVGALKAESEAMYGQFLAKYVDDPQNFFSVSSDFCHWGSRFNYMHYDKKHGAIHKSIEALDRMGMEIIETGNPDAFKQYLSEFDNTICGRHPISVFLHMLRNCSTKIKINFLRYEQSSQCKTTRDSSVSYASAAAKVDA, encoded by the exons ATGGAGAAAGTCCGAAGAGCATCGCACGCCGGTTCTTGGTACACCGACAATC CTAAGAAGTTATCAGAAGAGATTGAAGGATGGCTGAGAGCATCTGGGCTCAATAAATCTCCTGATGTTCGAGGTGTCATTGCTCC GCATGCAGGGTATTCTTATTCGGGTCGTGCCGCTGCCTATGCATTTGGCAACATTGACCCAACAAACAT TAAGCGGGTGTTCCTGCTCGGTCCATCTCACCACCATTACACTCCAAAGTGTGCTCTTTCTACGGCCACGGTTTACAAGACCCCCATTGGGGACCTACCTATTGATTTGGAAG TGATTGAGGAGCTTAAAGCTTCTGGAAAATTTGAACTGATGGATATTCGCGTTGATGAGGCTGAACATAGCATGGAAAtgcacttgccttatcttgctAAAGTGTTTGAGGG GCACCAAGTTAAAGTTGTGCCCATATTGGTTGGTGCTCTTAAAGCTGAAAGTGAAGCCATGTATGGACAGTTCCTTGCAAAATATGTGGATGATCCACAAAACTTCTTCTCTGTGTCATCAGATTTTTGTCATTGGGGGTCTCG GTTCAATTACATGCACTATGACAAGAAACACGGGGCCATACACAAATCTATTGAGGCTTTGGACAGGATGGGAATGGAAATAATAGAAACTGGAAATCCAGATGCGTTCAAACAGTATCTTTCGGAGTTTGATAACACCATTTGCGGGCGCCACCCAATTAGTGTTTTTCTGCAT ATGCTGAGGAATTGCTCAACAAAGATAAAGATCAATTTTCTCCGATACGAGCAGTCAAGTCAGTGCAAAACCACGAGGGACAGCAGCGTAAGTTATGCATCTGCGGCAGCAAAGGTAGATGCTTAA
- the LOC126603481 gene encoding protein PHOX1-like, with protein sequence MGKPIGKKKDHEVQKPGNAGSKHSKSSDRNSKAFDEDTAIFINMSYELKEEGNKLYQKHDHEGAMLKYEKALKLLPQNHFEVAHLHSSMAACYIQMGIGEYPRAINECNLALEVSPKYSKALLKRAYCYEALNRLDLALRDVNAVLSMEPNNLSALEILASVKRVMNEKGIVYDEKEIGIANVQKPAAARFHKVVKEKLKKKKGKKVEQKMEDKVVVEEKVSADKDKEVVTKTVEEDKVVTKHAEEEKLVTKHVEEEKVVARPVKLVFGEDIRWAQLPANCSMGLAREIVKDRFPGLKGVLVKYRDQEGDLVTITTTDELRIVESSCDMRGSLRLFISEVSPDQEPIYEGLSDGEVSMEDKKPSNVVENGDTENDRIVEKRSTSVEDWVIQFARLFKNHVGFDSDSYLDLHELGVKLYSEAMEDTVTLEDAQELFDIAADKFQEMAALALFNWGNVHMSRARKRVSFPENASRETITELIKAGYDWAKKEYKKAEGRYEEAVKIKPDFYEGYLALGQQQFDQAKLCWYYAIGSKNELETEPSSEVLQLYNKAEDSMDRGMLMWEEMEERRLNGLSKEEKYNTQLQKLGLDGLIQEVSADEAAEHAANMKSQIYLLWGTLLYERSVVEYKLGLPTWEECLEVSVEKFELCGASPTDIAVMIKNHCSNETALEGLGFKIDEIIQAWNEMYDAKRWQFGVPSFRLEPLLRRQVPKLHSILEHA encoded by the exons ATGGGAAAGCCAattgggaagaagaaagatcatGAGGTTCAAAAGCCAGGGAATGCTGGCAGTAAGCACAGCAAGTCCTCGGATCGAAACTCGAAAGCCTTTGATGAAGACACTGCAATCTTCATCAACATGTCCTATGAACTCAAAGAAGAAGGTAACAAGCTCTATCAGAAGCACGATCATGAAGGTGCGATGTTGAAGTATGAAAAGGCCCTCAAACTCCTTCCACAGAATCATTTTGAAGTTGCTCATCTGCATAGCAGCATGGCGGCATGCTATATACAAATGGGTATTGGGGAATATCCTCGAGCTATCAACGAATGTAATTTAGCGTTAGAGGTATCGCCAAAGTACAGTAAAGCGCTGTTAAAAAGAGCATATTGTTATGAGGCTTTGAATAGGTTGGATTTGGCATTGAGAGATGTTAATGCTGTGCTGAGTATGGAACCGAATAATCTAAGTGCGTTGGAGATTTTGGCGAGCGTGAAGAGGGTGATGAATGAAAAGGGTATTGTTTATGATGAGAAAGAGATTGGTATTGCTAATGTACAGAAGCCTGCTGCTGCTCGTTTTCATAAGGTGGTGAAAGAGAagttaaagaagaagaagggtaaGAAAGTTGAGCAGAAGATGGAGGATAAGGTCGTTGTGGAAGAGAAGGTGAGTGCTGATAAGGATAAAGAAGTGGTTACAAAGACTGTTGAGGAAGATAAAGTGGTTACGAAGCACGCTGAGGAAGAGAAACTGGTTACAAAACATGTGGAGGAAGAAAAAGTAGTTGCAAGGCCAGTGAAGCTGGTGTTTGGAGAGGATATAAGGTGGGCACAACTGCCAGCGAATTGTAGCATGGGGTTGGCGAGGGAGATAGTTAAGGATCGATTTCCTGGCTTGAAGGGTGTTCTTGTTAAGTATAGAGATCAAGAGGGTGATTTGGTTACAATCACTACCACAGATGAGTTGAGGATAGTTGAATCTTCCTGTGATATGCGGGGCTCACTTAGATTATTCATATCAGAAGTCAGTCCTGATCAAGAACCAATTTACGAGGGATTGAGTGATGGGGAGGTGAGTATGGAAGACAAAAAACCAAGTAATGTTGTAGAGAATGGGGATACTGAAAACGATAGAATAGTGGAAAAAAGGTCTACTTCTGTTGAGGACTGGGTTATCCAGTTTGCACGATTGTTCAAGAACCATGTTGGGTTCGATTCTGATTCGTATTTGGATCTTCATGAGCTTGGTGTGAAGCTATACTCCGAGGCAATGGAGGACACTGTAACACTTGAGGATGCTCAAGAACTTTTTGACATTGCTGCAGATAAGTTCCAAGAAATGGCGGCTTTGGCATTGTTTAATTGGGGAAATGTCCACATGTCTAGGGCAAGGAAGCGAGTTTCCTTTCCTGAAAATGCTTCAAGGGAAACCATTACTGAACTGATCAAGGCTGGCTATGACTGGGCAAAGAAAGAGTATAAGAAGGCAGAGGGTAGGTATGAAGAGGCTGTGAAAATAAAACCCGACTTTTATGAAGGTTATCTTGCTCTGGGGCAACAACAGTTTGACCAAGCAAAGCTTTGTTGGTACTATGCTATTGGAAGCAAGAATGAGCTAGAAACAGAGCCTTCTTCAGAGGTGCTTCAGCTTTATAACAAGGCTGAGGACAGCATGGACAGGGGCATGCTGATGTGGGAGGAGATGGAAGAGCGGCGTCTAAATGGACTgtccaaagaagaaaaatataacaCCCAACTGCAGAAATTGGGTTTGGATGGCCTAATTCAAGAGGTATCTGCTGATGAAGCTGCAGAGCATGCTGCAAATATGAAGTCACAGATATACCTCTTGTGGGGAACCTTGCTGTATGAGCGTTCTGTTGTGGAATATAAGCTAGGGCTACCTACTTGGGAGGAATGTTTAGAAGTTTCTGTTGAAAAGTTTGAACTTTGTGGAGCTTCTCCAACAGATATTGCCGTGATGATAAAGAACCACTGTTCCAATGAAACTGCACTGGAAG GTTTAGGGTTCAAAATTGATGAGATAATTCAGGCATGGAATGAAATGTATGATGCTAAAAGGTGGCAATTTGGCGTTCCCTCTTTCCGGCTTGAGCCATTGTTGCGTCGGCAAgttccaaaacttcattctatCTTGGAGCATGCTTGA
- the LOC126604877 gene encoding calcium uptake protein, mitochondrial: MSRLRSLIRSTPSIHKRIPVRQLSASPQPSSPLSLIAASNFESNPPQNPFHGSFLKWISGFAVGSGVGLLYWSSPDSDLFKTSSFADWSTAESGLAVEDRPSRSFLRKLSLPEIGPGFLFGDAYRRKIFFNYEKRIRLRSPPEKVFEYFASSSTADGELLMTPGDLMRAIVPVFPPSESNLVRDGYLRGERNPGDLRCSPSEFFMLFDVNNDGHISFKEYIFFVTLLSIPESSFCIAFKMFDLDDSGQIDKEEFKKVMGLMRACNRQGAYHRAGLRPGLKVHGSVEDGGLVEYFFGKDGKDSLQLDKFVKFLRDLQDEMVKLEFSHYDYKLRGTILAKDFALSMVSSADMSHLSNLLDRVEELSNKPHLRDVRITFEEFKSFAELRKKLQPFSLALFSFGKVNGMLTREDFQRAASHVCGVSLTDNVVEIVFQLFDFNQDGNLSLDEFVRVLQQRGRDIAQHVETGIMIHDS; this comes from the exons ATGTCCCGCTTACGATCCCTAATTCGATCCACACCGTCCATCCACAAACGCATCCCAGTCCGCCAACTGTCCGCCTCACCACAACCGTCGTCGCCTCTCTCTCTGATCGCCGCGTCGAACTTCGAGTCAAACCCTCCCCAAAACCCCTTCCATGGCTCGTTCCTGAAATGGATCTCGGGCTTCGCGGTGGGCTCGGGAGTAGGTCTTCTGTACTGGTCTTCCCCCGATTCCGATTTATTCAAAACGTCATCGTTCGCTGACTGGTCAACGGCGGAGTCGGGACTGGCCGTGGAGGATCGGCCGTCACGGTCCTTTTTACGGAAGTTGTCTTTGCCCGAAATTGGCCCTGGGTTTCTCTTCGGAG ATGCTTATAGGAGAAAGATTTTCTTCAACTACGAGAAGCGCATAAGGTTGCGGAGTCCGCCGGAGAAG GTTTTTGAGTACTTTGCATCCTCTAGTACTGCAGATGGAGAGTTACTTATGACACCAGGAGATCTTATGAGGGCAATTGTGCCCGTCTTCCCTCCATCTGAGTCCAACCTTGTTAGAGATGGATATTTGAGAGGGGAAAGGAATCCTGGTGATTTGCGCTGTTCTCCTTCTGAATTTTTTATGCTTTTTGATGTAAACAATGATGGGCATATTTCTTTTAAAGA GTATATTTTCTTTGTAACACTACTCAGCATCCCAGAATCAAGTTTCTGTATCGCTTTTAAAATGTTTGACCTCGATGATAGTGG ACAAATTGATAAGGAAGAGTTCAAGAAAGTGATGGGTTTGATGCGAGCCTGCAATAGACAGGGCGCTTACCACAGGGCGGGACTTCGACCTGGGCTAAAAGTCCATGGTTCCGTAGAAGATGGAGGGCTTGTGGAGTACTTTTTTGGCAAAGATGGGAAGGATTCcctccaacttgataaatttgtCAAATTTTTGAGAGATTTACAGGATGAA ATGGTGAAGTTGGAGTTTTCCCACTATGACTATAAACTACGAGGAACCATATTGGCAAAGGACTTTGCTTTGTCCATGGTTTCTTCTGCCGATATGAGTCATCTAAGCAATTTGCTTGATCGGGTTGAGGAATTGAGCAATAAACCACATCTTAGAGACGTGCGCATCACATTTGAGGAATTCAAAAGTTTTGCTGAGCTTCGTAAAAAATTGCAGCCTTTTTCTTTGGCTCTTTTCAGCTTTGGCAAAGTCAATGGGATGCTAACACGAGAGGATTTCCAACGTGCTGCTTCTCAT GTTTGTGGCGTATCTCTCACTGATAACGTGGTGGAAATCGTCTTCCAATTGTTTGATTTCAACCAAGATGGAAATTTAAGCTTGGATGAGTTTGTTAGAGTTTTACAGCAGCGAGGAAGGGACATTGCTCAACATGTGGAGACGGGAATCATGATTCATGACTCTTAA
- the LOC126601252 gene encoding mitochondrial inner membrane protease ATP23-like, whose translation MAAEPPQEPGSTSFSTAVNGGKKLEECQTMIQRSLRTPMVKFLLKHLEQSGCGIGDRFIKAINCNKQIAGGYIRGEGILVCSNHMTMQDDVNQVVIHELIHAFDDCRAKNLDWANCAHHACSEIRAAHLSGDCHYKRELLRGFVKIRGHEQDCVRRRVMKSVICNPHCSEAAAKDAMEAVWDVCYNDTQPFDRAP comes from the exons ATGGCGGCTGAACCCCCACAGGAACCCGGATCCACAAGCTTCTCCACCGCCGTCAACGGCGGCAAGAAGTTGGAGGAATGCCAAACCATGATCCAGAGGAGCCTCCGGA CTCCGATGGTGAAATTTCTGTTGAAGCATTTGGAGCAGTCTGGGTGTGGGATTGGGGACAGGTTCATCAAGGCCATTAATTGCAATAAGCAGATTGCTGGCGGTTATATTCGCGGCGAAGGG ATACTGGTGTGTAGTAATCACATGACAATGCAAGACGATGTCAACCAAGTAGTGATACACGAGCTAATCCACGCTTTTGACGATTGTCGTGCTAAAAACTTGGACTGGGCTAATTGTGCTCATCATGCTTGCAGTGAG ATTCGTGCTGCCCATCTAAGTGGTGACTGCCACTATAAAAGGGAATTGTTGCGGGGTTTTGTAAAGATTCGAGGTCATGAACAA GATTGTGTGAGACGAAGAGTTATGAAATCAGTCATTTGTAATCCGCATTGCTCAGAAGCAGCCGCAAAGGATGCCATGGAAGCTGTTTGGGATGTTTGTTACAATGATACCCAGCCCTTTGACAGAGCTCCTTAA
- the LOC126604614 gene encoding uncharacterized protein LOC126604614, which translates to MATASYSSRARTRSNGSGPVLRSLSPSGRFYAASNGSASGFASSTSSSFSSPASTFFQHHQDHHYYNQQIHNNHHHHHRSASPTRVNLYTSSSPSPSVRFSIDHRSISPNHHSNRSIAVSKKSGPISMPKKTCMCSPTSHPGSFRCSLHKNQGGSQNTGSFPSNRLNMRRSAMTNSLVRIGGVEGEWVKRALTALIRPCAHQQRRRAGFQPRPSRLSVMSTAHD; encoded by the coding sequence ATGGCGACCGCATCCTATTCATCGAGAGCGAGAACCCGGTCCAATGGAAGCGGACCGGTGCTCCGCTCGCTCTCGCCTTCTGGGAGGTTCTACGCAGCTTCCAATGGATCCGCATCAGGTTTCGCTTCTTCGACAAGCTCCAGCTTCTCGTCTCCGgcttccaccttcttccaacaCCACCAGGACCACCACTACTACAATCAGCAGATCCACaataaccaccaccaccaccaccgatCAGCGTCTCCGACGCGTGTCAATCTCTATACCTCCTCCTCTCCGTCTCCGTCCGTCCGATTCTCCATCGACCACCGATCCATCTCTCCCAACCATCATTCGAACCGATCCATCGCCGTTTCGAAGAAAAGCGGACCGATTTCGATGCCGAAGAAGACCTGTATGTGCTCGCCGACGTCGCATCCGGGATCGTTTCGCTGCAGCCTCCACAAGAACCAGGGAGGGAGTCAAAACACCGGATCTTTCCCGTCGAACAGGTTGAATATGCGCAGATCCGCTATGACGAACTCGCTGGTTCGAATCGGTGGAGTCGAAGGCGAGTGGGTGAAGCGTGCCTTGACCGCCCTGATTCGGCCTTGCGCTCACCAGCAGCGGCGGAGAGCTGGGTTTCAGCCGCGGCCGAGCCGGCTCTCCGTCATGTCCACCGCCCACGACTAG